The following coding sequences lie in one Deltaproteobacteria bacterium genomic window:
- a CDS encoding DUF4390 domain-containing protein: MAKAFWIGILIILFASASPLSLAKGEEAFIEGLRMEREKGALSISFSVKNCFNNKMEEAIKAGVPTTFNFFVRLHKKRPIIWDKKIANHQFQHDIVYDNLKKDFRIWLEEKGKEIRVKDLEEAKVYMARVEGFTVAVQKELKGGRYELAIKAELDPVKLPLRLECILFFVSLWDFETDWYHHTFKVEQ; this comes from the coding sequence ATGGCGAAGGCGTTTTGGATAGGAATCCTGATAATCCTTTTTGCCTCTGCCTCTCCTCTGTCCCTGGCGAAGGGGGAAGAGGCCTTCATTGAGGGTCTCCGTATGGAGAGGGAGAAAGGGGCTTTATCAATCAGTTTTTCCGTAAAAAATTGTTTTAACAATAAGATGGAGGAAGCCATCAAGGCTGGGGTCCCCACCACTTTTAATTTTTTCGTAAGATTGCATAAAAAACGCCCTATTATCTGGGACAAAAAGATCGCCAATCACCAATTCCAACATGACATTGTTTATGATAACCTAAAAAAGGATTTTCGCATCTGGCTCGAGGAGAAGGGAAAGGAGATAAGGGTCAAGGATCTGGAGGAGGCGAAGGTATATATGGCCCGGGTAGAGGGATTTACTGTGGCAGTGCAAAAAGAACTGAAGGGGGGAAGATATGAACTGGCCATCAAGGCGGAACTCGATCCAGTGAAGCTCCCCCTACGGCTGGAATGCATACTGTTCTTCGTCTCCCTTTGGGATTTTGAGACCGATTGGTACCATCATACATTTAAGGTAGAACAATGA
- a CDS encoding PAS domain-containing protein — MSKDLDTEKRKRRREFFIIIVIALLIVGITYLEIHLPQIRSQVPIGSNILFFSIININLILLLLLIFLVVRNLVKLLFERKRRVLGTRLKTKLVAAFVSLSLVPTMLLFFTSAIFITHSVENWFNVQVENSLQGSLEVAQTYYRDFAKNTIHYSKMISKLASGGREGIPLKVLLEKKRKEYNLGWISIFSPKGKVVAEVIDPHLLYSVGGLPKELVKGILDGKEMSKISPSLGGGEIIWGGSPFYVGKRVAGGVVAGYYIPQNLVAKMEEISQAFVDYRQSKILQRPLTSNYIMILLLITLLIIFSATWFGFRFAKELTVPIKEMAEGTRRVASGDLDFHLDLEAKDEIGALVRAFNKMTHDLKTGKIQLEESNLALQRTNLELEQRRKYMEIVLENVAAGVISLDKEGRITTVNKSTERMLDVQAADVLGKNYRKVLQPEYRKIARELIKEINASRSESIEKQMEITLKDKVLTVLASVNILRDEKGEYLGMVAVFDDLTHLIKMQRLAAWREVATRIAHEIKNPLTPIQLSAQRIYKRYRDKIVGDARVFEECTNTIIHQVNELKNLVNEFSSFARMPAVNPSPNDLNEIISESLILYKEAHREVLFHFFADPELPIFKVDREQMKRVIINLLDNAVAAVDGNGVVEIEVKYNPSLQMVTLEVRDNGCGISDEDKPKLFEPYFSTKKAGTGLGLAIVNTIISDHNGYIRVRDNHPKGTRFIIDLPLRA; from the coding sequence ATGAGCAAAGATTTAGATACAGAAAAAAGGAAGAGGAGGAGAGAATTCTTCATCATCATAGTGATCGCCCTCCTCATCGTGGGGATTACCTATCTGGAGATCCATCTCCCTCAAATTAGGTCTCAGGTCCCCATCGGGAGCAACATCCTCTTCTTCAGCATCATCAACATCAACCTCATCCTCCTCTTACTGTTGATCTTTCTGGTGGTCAGAAACCTAGTCAAACTCCTTTTTGAGCGCAAAAGGAGGGTCTTGGGGACTAGGTTAAAGACGAAGTTGGTGGCGGCCTTTGTCTCTCTCTCCCTGGTCCCCACCATGCTTTTGTTCTTCACCTCGGCCATCTTCATCACCCATAGTGTGGAGAACTGGTTCAATGTCCAGGTTGAAAACTCCCTTCAGGGTTCCTTAGAGGTAGCGCAAACCTACTACCGGGACTTCGCCAAGAACACCATCCATTATAGCAAAATGATAAGTAAGCTCGCCTCTGGGGGCAGGGAGGGGATCCCCTTAAAGGTGCTCTTAGAGAAAAAGAGAAAGGAGTACAACCTGGGGTGGATTTCGATATTTTCCCCCAAAGGTAAGGTGGTGGCTGAGGTCATAGACCCTCACCTCCTCTATAGTGTGGGGGGCCTTCCTAAAGAGTTGGTAAAGGGAATATTGGATGGGAAAGAGATGTCCAAGATCTCCCCATCATTGGGTGGAGGGGAGATAATCTGGGGAGGAAGCCCCTTTTATGTCGGCAAAAGGGTGGCTGGGGGGGTGGTGGCTGGCTACTACATCCCCCAAAACTTGGTGGCCAAGATGGAGGAAATATCCCAGGCCTTTGTTGATTACAGGCAGTCAAAGATCTTACAAAGGCCCCTGACCTCCAACTACATCATGATTCTCCTCCTTATCACCCTGTTGATCATCTTCTCCGCCACCTGGTTCGGTTTTCGTTTCGCCAAGGAGTTGACTGTCCCCATCAAGGAAATGGCCGAGGGGACCCGGCGGGTGGCCAGCGGCGACCTCGATTTCCACCTCGATTTGGAGGCCAAGGACGAGATAGGTGCCTTGGTAAGGGCCTTTAACAAAATGACCCACGACCTCAAGACCGGCAAGATCCAGCTGGAGGAGAGCAACCTGGCCCTTCAACGCACCAATCTGGAGCTGGAGCAACGGCGCAAATACATGGAGATCGTCCTAGAGAACGTGGCGGCAGGGGTGATCTCCCTCGATAAAGAGGGGAGGATTACCACGGTTAACAAATCCACGGAGAGGATGTTGGATGTCCAGGCAGCGGACGTCCTGGGGAAGAACTACCGCAAGGTCCTGCAACCCGAATACAGAAAGATAGCCAGGGAGTTGATCAAGGAGATAAATGCCTCCCGGAGTGAGAGCATCGAAAAACAGATGGAGATCACCTTGAAGGACAAGGTCCTCACCGTCCTGGCAAGTGTAAATATCCTGCGAGACGAGAAAGGGGAATACCTGGGGATGGTGGCGGTCTTCGATGACCTCACCCATCTCATCAAGATGCAGCGCTTAGCCGCCTGGAGGGAGGTGGCCACGAGGATAGCCCATGAGATAAAGAATCCGCTGACCCCCATTCAGCTCTCCGCCCAGAGGATCTATAAGAGATATCGGGATAAAATAGTAGGTGACGCCAGGGTCTTCGAGGAATGCACCAATACCATCATCCACCAAGTAAACGAGCTGAAGAACCTGGTCAACGAGTTCTCCAGTTTTGCCCGGATGCCCGCGGTGAATCCCAGCCCCAATGACCTTAATGAGATCATCAGTGAGAGCCTCATCCTCTATAAGGAGGCCCACCGCGAGGTCCTCTTCCACTTCTTCGCCGACCCCGAGCTCCCCATCTTCAAGGTGGATCGCGAGCAGATGAAGAGGGTGATCATCAACCTATTGGACAACGCTGTGGCTGCGGTGGACGGCAATGGAGTGGTAGAAATTGAGGTCAAATACAATCCCTCTCTACAGATGGTTACCCTTGAGGTGCGAGACAACGGCTGTGGGATCTCCGATGAGGACAAACCCAAGCTCTTCGAACCCTACTTTTCCACCAAGAAGGCGGGTACAGGGCTTGGCTTGGCCATCGTCAATACCATTATATCTGATCACAACGGCTATATCAGGGTGAGAGACAACCACCCCAAGGGGACCAGGTTCATCATCGACCTCCCCTTGAGGGCTTAA
- the smpB gene encoding SsrA-binding protein SmpB translates to MREGKGIKLVAQNRKARHDYFIEASYEAGIVLKGTEVKALREGKVNIKDGYAKIKDGEAFLLDVHISPYAFGNRFNQDPLRPRKLLLHKKEIHRLRGKVKEKGFSLIPLNIYFSHGRAKVEVALAKGKKLYDKRETLKRKDMEREVERSYIK, encoded by the coding sequence ATGAGAGAGGGGAAAGGGATAAAATTAGTTGCCCAAAATCGCAAGGCCCGGCACGATTATTTTATCGAGGCGAGCTATGAGGCCGGAATAGTCTTGAAGGGGACGGAGGTGAAGGCCTTACGCGAGGGGAAGGTCAATATAAAGGATGGATATGCCAAGATCAAGGACGGAGAGGCCTTTTTATTGGATGTCCACATCAGCCCCTATGCCTTCGGCAACCGTTTTAACCAAGACCCTCTTAGGCCGAGAAAACTCCTCTTGCACAAAAAGGAGATCCATCGCCTGAGGGGAAAGGTAAAGGAGAAAGGCTTTTCCCTCATCCCTTTAAACATCTACTTCTCTCATGGCCGGGCCAAGGTAGAGGTGGCCCTGGCCAAGGGGAAGAAGTTGTATGATAAAAGGGAGACCTTGAAAAGGAAGGACATGGAAAGGGAGGTGGAGCGCTCTTATATTAAATAA